In the Caballeronia sp. LZ062 genome, one interval contains:
- a CDS encoding ATP-binding protein, giving the protein MQAAKPPTADASPRALRQAYPENAYATMRDSQSRESAQVTRRILVFFALAALLAACCALTWHVERQRGIDELRRNAAARVDRTTSTLKSTLDRYEYLPYLLSRHPFVQDVLVAPNASNVDRANRYLEDLNRRAHATATYLIRADGYCVAASNWRGPDSFIGVEYHFRPYFVDAVKGGVGRFFGLGTISLEPGYYISQPVYQEGGHELIGVAVVKLNLEWLQGADASEPLLVTDDHGVIFLSSVPSWKYHTVRPLPQSVEASVYQTRQYAQQPITPLPMSIVETLEGGAQIVRVGGGHNAPTFLATRRSIGEPDWQLITMAPLDPVESAAQTAVVVTALVFVSLCLLAFYWRMRRARVREMIRSRELLQAAYAELNQRVAERTADLSQANAQLTKEVNERTRAEQDLRAAHDELVQASKLAALGQMAAGITHELNQPLAALRSFSDNTRVLIERGDQAAARENLEAIAALTERMGKITNQLKLFVAKARPKNARTDVARALRNVLAMLGPRLKNVVLDIAPELEGDAAPIIVRCEDLRLEQIFINLIGNALDAVASCDAPRIVIELNARADAVEIVVRDNGPGIPADALPHLFEPFFTTKETGHGLGLGLAISSAIARDYGGTLAARNRVAPIVADGPEGGTQADADHSHGAEFILMLRRA; this is encoded by the coding sequence ATGCAAGCGGCGAAGCCTCCGACTGCGGACGCTTCGCCGCGCGCGCTTCGGCAGGCTTATCCCGAAAACGCCTATGCCACAATGAGAGATTCTCAATCGCGGGAATCTGCTCAAGTGACGCGCCGCATCCTCGTGTTCTTTGCACTCGCCGCGCTGCTCGCGGCGTGCTGCGCGCTCACGTGGCACGTCGAGCGGCAGCGCGGAATCGACGAACTGCGGCGCAACGCGGCGGCGCGCGTCGACCGCACGACGAGCACGCTGAAAAGCACGCTCGACCGCTACGAATATCTGCCGTATCTGCTTTCGCGCCATCCGTTCGTGCAGGACGTGCTCGTTGCGCCGAATGCGAGCAACGTGGATCGTGCGAACCGCTATCTCGAAGACCTCAACCGCCGCGCGCATGCCACGGCGACCTACCTGATTCGCGCCGACGGCTACTGCGTCGCGGCAAGCAACTGGCGCGGGCCGGACAGCTTCATCGGCGTGGAATATCACTTCCGGCCGTATTTCGTCGATGCAGTGAAAGGCGGCGTCGGACGATTCTTCGGACTCGGGACGATTTCGCTCGAACCGGGCTACTACATCTCGCAGCCGGTGTATCAGGAAGGCGGGCACGAGCTGATCGGCGTGGCGGTCGTGAAGCTGAATCTCGAATGGCTGCAAGGCGCGGATGCGTCCGAGCCGCTCCTCGTCACCGACGATCACGGCGTGATCTTTCTGTCGTCGGTGCCGTCATGGAAATATCACACGGTGCGGCCGCTGCCGCAGAGCGTGGAGGCGTCGGTATATCAGACGCGTCAGTACGCGCAGCAGCCCATTACGCCGCTGCCCATGTCTATCGTCGAAACGCTGGAAGGCGGCGCGCAGATCGTGCGCGTCGGCGGCGGGCACAACGCGCCGACTTTTCTTGCGACGCGCCGTTCTATCGGCGAGCCGGACTGGCAACTCATCACGATGGCGCCGCTCGATCCGGTCGAAAGCGCGGCGCAGACGGCGGTCGTCGTCACGGCGCTCGTCTTCGTTTCGCTGTGTCTGCTCGCGTTCTACTGGCGCATGCGGCGCGCGCGCGTGCGCGAGATGATCCGCAGCCGCGAGTTGTTGCAGGCGGCGTATGCGGAACTGAACCAGCGCGTCGCGGAGCGCACGGCGGACCTGTCTCAGGCGAACGCGCAGCTCACGAAGGAAGTAAACGAACGCACGCGCGCCGAGCAGGACCTGCGCGCCGCGCACGACGAACTCGTTCAGGCGAGCAAACTCGCCGCGCTCGGGCAGATGGCGGCGGGCATTACGCACGAACTGAATCAGCCGCTTGCGGCGCTGCGCAGTTTCTCCGACAACACGCGCGTCTTGATCGAACGCGGCGATCAGGCGGCGGCGCGCGAGAACCTCGAAGCCATTGCCGCCCTCACCGAGCGCATGGGCAAGATCACGAATCAGTTGAAGCTCTTCGTCGCGAAGGCGCGGCCGAAGAACGCGCGCACGGATGTGGCGCGGGCGCTGCGCAACGTGCTCGCCATGCTCGGGCCGCGTTTGAAGAACGTCGTGCTGGACATTGCGCCGGAACTGGAAGGCGACGCCGCGCCGATCATCGTCCGCTGCGAAGATTTGCGGCTGGAGCAAATTTTCATCAACCTGATCGGCAATGCGCTCGATGCCGTCGCGTCCTGCGATGCCCCGCGCATCGTGATCGAGTTGAATGCGCGCGCGGATGCCGTCGAAATCGTCGTGCGGGACAACGGGCCGGGCATTCCCGCCGATGCGCTGCCGCATCTCTTCGAGCCGTTCT